CAAAATAAGCATACTTATCATACATATCCATGGAACAAGCAATTTAAACAGATTATAAAAATATTTCTAAATTATTTCATAGCCTTAAAAGCTTTCAGAAAATCATTATTGTGCTTCTTTAAAGCTTTCAAAGCATTATCAAGAACATCTCTAGGCTTAGAAGACTTCTCTGTTTCAACAAAAAACTTGGTAACGCCACTTAAAGGATGCGTAATATTATAAGCAGCAACAGTTACAGAACTGTCATTTCTTAGTTCATCTTTTAAAGCATTACAAAAAGTATGACCTAAACCTTCGATTTCAAAAACAAACCTATTAGCCTTATCTTCAACAACCTTAATTTCCATACTCTAAAGGAAAAGATAATTGTTTATAAAGTTAACTATTCTTTTGAATTATGTGTTATCCTGTAAGTATTTCCCTTCGATACCTTTTTTCGTTTTATCATTTATTAAACCTCCGCTTTCAACTTTCGTTGAAAGGCTTGTTCTGGTGTTTCCAGAACATTAAATCTAAGAGCCATGTGTGGCCTTATTT
The sequence above is drawn from the Candidatus Woesearchaeota archaeon genome and encodes:
- a CDS encoding DNA-directed RNA polymerase subunit L yields the protein MEIKVVEDKANRFVFEIEGLGHTFCNALKDELRNDSSVTVAAYNITHPLSGVTKFFVETEKSSKPRDVLDNALKALKKHNNDFLKAFKAMK